A part of Vulpes lagopus strain Blue_001 chromosome 4, ASM1834538v1, whole genome shotgun sequence genomic DNA contains:
- the LOC121490151 gene encoding olfactory receptor 6C75-like, with translation MRNHTKVTEFILLGLTDDPKWQVVLFIFLLVTYMFSVTGNLVIIILTLTDPHMKTPMYFFLRNFSFLEMSFTSVAIPRFLVTIVTGDRTISYNDCLAQVFFFILLGATEFYLLTAMSYDRYVAICKPLHYMTIMSSRVCILLVFSSWLAGFLIIFPPVILALKLDFCASNIIDHFICDSSPILQLSCTNTHFLELMAFILAVVTLMVTLTLVMLSYIYIIRTILRIPSRSQRKKAFSTCSSHMIVVSLSYGSCIFMYIKPSAKERVSLNKGVAVIITSVTPLLNPFIYTLRNQQVKQAFKNMVHRMVFSSYK, from the coding sequence ATGAGAAATCACACAAAGGTAACAGAGTTTATTCTTCTCGGGTTGACTGATGACCCAAAGTGGCAGGTTGtacttttcatatttcttcttgtTACCTACATGTTCAGTGTGACTGGGAACCTGGTCATTATCATCCTCACCCTAACAGATCCCCACATGAAGACTCCAATGTATTTCTTCCTTCGAAACTTCTCATTCCTAGAAATGTCATTCACCTCTGTTGCAATTCCCAGATTCCTTGTCACTATTGTGACGGGAGACAGAACCATTTCCTACAATGACTGTCTGGCTCAggtatttttcttcatcttactGGGGGCGACAGAGTTTTACCTCCTGACTGCCATGTCTTATGACCGCTacgtggccatctgcaaacctcTGCATTACATGACCATCATGAGCAGCAGAGTCTGCATCCTTCTTGTCTTTAGCTCATGGCTTGCAGGATTCCTGATCATCTTTCCACCAGTAATCCTGGCGCTGAAGTTGGATTTCTGTGCCTCCAATATAATTGATCATTTTATCTGTGACTCTTCTCCAATTCTACAGCTTTCTTGCACAAACACTCACTTTCTAGAACTCATGGCATTTATTTTAGCGGTGGTAACACTTATGGTCACCTTAACACTAGTTATGCTCTCCTACATATACATCATCCGCACAATTCTGAGAATTCCTTCCAGGAGTCAAAGGAAAAAAGCCTTTTCCACGTGTTCCTCCCACATGATAGTAGTCTCCCTCTCTTATGGAAGCTGCATCTTCATGTACATTAAGCCTTCTGCAAAGGAAAGGGTGAGTTTAAACAAAGGAGTAGCTGTGATCATTACCTCAGTGACTCCTCTCTTGAATCCTTTCATATATACATTAAGAAACCAGCAGGTGAAGCAAGCCTTCAAGAACATGGTCCACAGAATGgtcttttcttcatataaatga